One Quadrisphaera sp. RL12-1S DNA segment encodes these proteins:
- a CDS encoding GGDEF domain-containing protein — MAAGTLVVHGLPGPFHAVVEATGDLLDDCEFADCTARCEAALPWVEALGDRSTGRYLRYVAALALVELAELERAGDHLEDLLGVSDGQDPLWRAKALALASEVAFTGGRPARAVEHLAEALDLLDTAGSRHVNRLSATMAAGLALQAAGAYPEAEVLLRRVLADVPGTPGVTELNVLPELVLLVAERAASAELRGERAAADRQWCGVLALSLRWRRRGHLEGEPSHVLRSTAAEALAWQRLGDHAAASAAAAGTGLLGETRSGALTGRVEGVMARLHLAGEARRRGDVAAARAHLDEALAETHRTEPGVWTYTALAALAELDAEERRQRDGDDTRPDRWRELAQALLVRTAATSRSLVSELEARRRARRAAEAHDAAALAVLTDPLTGVANRRGLDEALAAAARDGTAVAACFVDVDRFKSVNDTFSHEVGDEVLRRVAALLEEVTRGHDLVARYGGDEFVVLSATARDLAALGQRVVDEVAALPWGRLAPGLRVTVSVGVTGPLPAAAVLPSADAAMLDAKRRGRSRAVVRRAS; from the coding sequence GTGGCTGCTGGAACGCTCGTGGTGCACGGGCTCCCGGGGCCCTTCCACGCCGTCGTGGAGGCGACGGGGGACCTCCTGGACGACTGCGAGTTCGCCGACTGCACGGCGCGCTGCGAAGCGGCGCTGCCCTGGGTCGAGGCCCTCGGGGACCGCAGCACCGGCAGGTACCTGCGGTACGTGGCCGCCCTCGCCCTGGTGGAGCTGGCCGAGCTGGAGCGCGCGGGAGACCACCTCGAGGACCTGCTCGGCGTCTCCGACGGGCAGGACCCGCTGTGGCGCGCCAAGGCGCTGGCCCTGGCCTCCGAGGTCGCCTTCACCGGTGGCCGCCCCGCCCGCGCCGTCGAGCACCTCGCCGAGGCCCTCGACCTGCTGGACACCGCCGGCTCCCGGCACGTGAACCGGCTCTCGGCCACCATGGCCGCCGGGCTGGCGCTGCAGGCGGCCGGCGCCTACCCCGAGGCCGAGGTGCTGCTGCGCCGCGTGCTGGCCGACGTGCCCGGCACCCCCGGCGTCACCGAGCTCAACGTGCTGCCCGAGCTGGTGCTGCTGGTGGCCGAGCGCGCCGCCAGCGCCGAGCTGCGCGGCGAGCGCGCCGCCGCGGACCGGCAGTGGTGCGGGGTGCTGGCGCTGTCGCTGCGCTGGCGCCGCCGCGGGCACCTGGAGGGCGAGCCCTCGCACGTCCTGCGCTCCACGGCCGCGGAGGCGCTCGCCTGGCAGCGCCTGGGAGACCACGCCGCGGCCAGCGCCGCCGCCGCGGGCACCGGGCTGCTGGGGGAGACCAGGTCCGGGGCGCTGACGGGCCGCGTCGAGGGCGTCATGGCGCGCCTGCACCTGGCCGGTGAGGCCCGCCGCCGCGGGGACGTCGCCGCGGCCCGCGCCCACCTCGACGAGGCCCTCGCCGAGACCCACCGCACCGAGCCGGGCGTGTGGACCTACACGGCGCTCGCCGCCCTGGCCGAGCTGGACGCCGAGGAGCGCCGGCAGCGCGACGGTGACGACACCCGCCCCGACCGCTGGCGCGAGCTGGCCCAGGCGCTGCTGGTGCGCACCGCCGCCACCAGCCGGTCGCTGGTCTCCGAGCTGGAGGCCCGCCGCCGCGCCCGCCGCGCCGCGGAGGCCCACGACGCCGCCGCCCTGGCCGTCCTCACCGACCCCCTCACGGGTGTGGCCAACCGCCGCGGCCTGGACGAGGCGCTCGCGGCGGCCGCGCGGGACGGCACCGCGGTCGCCGCCTGCTTCGTGGACGTGGACAGGTTCAAGTCCGTCAACGACACCTTCTCCCACGAGGTGGGGGACGAGGTGCTGCGCCGGGTGGCCGCGCTGCTCGAGGAGGTCACCCGCGGGCACGACCTCGTGGCCCGCTACGGCGGGGACGAGTTCGTGGTGCTCAGCGCCACCGCGCGCGACCTCGCCGCGCTCGGCCAGCGGGTGGTCGACGAGGTGGCCGCCCTGCCCTGGGGGCGGCTGGCACCGGGGCTGCGGGTGACGGTGTCGGTGGGGGTGACCGGTCCGCTGCCCGCGGCGGCGGTGCTGCCGTCAGCGGACGCCGCCATGCTCGACGCGAAGCGGCGCGGCCGCTCGCGCGCCGTGGTCCGCCGCGCCTCCTGA
- the leuA gene encoding 2-isopropylmalate synthase, whose translation MRNTQQPSPMAAHRYPPFAFGVDLPDRTWPGRRIETAPRWCAVDLRDGNQALIDPMGHDRKLRMWDLLVSIGYKEIEVGFPSASQTDFDFVRFLIETGRIPDDVTIQVLTQAREHLIERTYEAIRGARTAIVHLYNSTSALQRDVVFGMDRDGIVDLALQGARLCKKFEEGLGDGPDATQVFYEYSPESYTGTELDFAARICNEVIDVFDPTPERKVIINLPSTVEMSTPDLYADSIEWMIRNIRRRDEVIVSLHPHNDRGTAVAAAELGLKAGADRVEGCLFGNGERTGNVDLVTLALNLVVQGVDPQVDYRDVDGVRRAAEHCNQIAVHERHPYAGDLVYTAFSGSHQDAIKKGFDKMAERSAAAGLTVDEDEWAVPYLPIDPRDVGRSYEAVIRVNSQSGKGGVAYLMRTEHSLDLPRRLQVEFSQVVQARTDAEGGEVTAAQLWEVFADEYLPAADSSARGAANVAWGRFALRGLRTDSSASRDGGAGGVDSIEVDLLVDGEQRTATGAGNGPISAFVAALAQQGTAVAVRDYSEHALGAGGDATAAAYVECEVGGRVLWGVGIDPNTTVASLKAVVSAVNRAARG comes from the coding sequence ATGCGCAACACCCAGCAGCCCTCTCCCATGGCCGCCCACCGCTACCCGCCGTTCGCGTTCGGCGTGGACCTGCCCGACCGGACCTGGCCCGGCCGGCGCATCGAGACCGCGCCGCGCTGGTGCGCCGTCGACCTGCGCGACGGCAACCAGGCCCTCATCGACCCGATGGGCCACGACCGCAAGCTGCGGATGTGGGACCTGCTGGTCTCCATCGGCTACAAGGAGATCGAGGTCGGGTTCCCGTCGGCGTCCCAGACCGACTTCGACTTCGTGCGGTTCCTCATCGAGACCGGCCGCATCCCCGACGACGTCACCATCCAGGTGCTGACCCAGGCGCGCGAGCACCTCATCGAGCGCACCTACGAGGCCATCCGCGGCGCCAGGACCGCCATCGTGCACCTGTACAACTCCACGTCCGCGCTGCAGCGGGACGTGGTCTTCGGCATGGACCGCGACGGCATCGTGGACCTGGCGCTGCAGGGCGCGCGGCTGTGCAAGAAGTTCGAGGAGGGCCTGGGTGACGGGCCGGACGCCACGCAGGTGTTCTACGAGTACTCCCCGGAGAGCTACACCGGCACCGAGCTCGACTTCGCGGCGCGCATCTGCAACGAGGTCATCGACGTCTTCGACCCCACGCCCGAGCGCAAGGTCATCATCAACCTGCCGTCCACGGTGGAGATGAGCACGCCGGACCTGTACGCGGACTCCATCGAGTGGATGATCCGCAACATCCGGCGCCGCGACGAGGTGATCGTCTCGCTGCACCCCCACAACGACCGCGGCACGGCCGTGGCCGCCGCCGAGCTGGGCCTCAAGGCCGGCGCCGACCGCGTGGAGGGCTGCCTGTTCGGCAACGGCGAGCGCACCGGCAACGTCGACCTGGTGACGCTGGCGCTGAACCTCGTGGTGCAGGGCGTGGACCCGCAGGTGGACTACCGCGACGTCGACGGCGTGCGCCGCGCCGCCGAGCACTGCAACCAGATCGCCGTGCACGAGCGCCACCCCTACGCCGGCGACCTCGTCTACACCGCCTTCTCCGGCTCCCACCAGGACGCCATCAAGAAGGGCTTCGACAAGATGGCGGAGCGCTCGGCGGCGGCCGGGCTGACCGTCGACGAGGACGAGTGGGCCGTCCCGTACCTGCCGATCGACCCGCGCGACGTCGGCCGCTCCTACGAGGCCGTCATCCGGGTCAACAGCCAGTCCGGCAAGGGCGGCGTGGCCTACCTCATGCGCACCGAGCACTCCCTGGACCTGCCGCGCCGGCTGCAGGTGGAGTTCTCCCAGGTGGTGCAGGCGCGCACCGACGCGGAGGGCGGGGAGGTGACCGCCGCCCAGCTGTGGGAGGTCTTCGCCGACGAGTACCTGCCCGCGGCCGACTCCTCCGCCCGCGGCGCCGCGAACGTGGCCTGGGGCCGCTTCGCGCTGCGGGGCCTGCGCACCGACTCCTCGGCCTCCCGCGACGGCGGCGCCGGGGGCGTGGACAGCATCGAGGTAGACCTCCTCGTGGACGGCGAGCAGCGCACGGCCACCGGCGCCGGCAACGGTCCGATCTCCGCCTTCGTCGCGGCGCTCGCGCAGCAGGGCACCGCGGTGGCGGTGCGCGACTACTCCGAGCACGCCCTGGGCGCCGGAGGGGACGCCACCGCCGCCGCGTACGTCGAGTGCGAGGTGGGGGGCCGCGTCCTGTGGGGCGTCGGCATCGACCCCAACACCACCGTGGCCTCGCTCAAGGCGGTCGTCTCCGCGGTGAACCGCGCAGCCCGCGGCTGA
- the era gene encoding GTPase Era: MSPESGASGGGAVVPGEGQQEVPEHRSGFACLVGRPNAGKSTLTNALVGEKVAITSSRPQTTRHTVRGIVHRPESQLVLVDTPGLHRPRTLLGQRLNDLVLGTLAEVDVIALCLPADERTGPGDRWIAAQLADVRRTPVVAVVTKTDKVDRGRLAERLLEVTALGDEVSRAGASLFADVVPVSASGGFQVEDLTRVLSTHLPVGPPLYPEGELTDEPEAVMVAELVREAALEGVRDELPHSLAVVVDEMAPRLGEDGQPTGLLEVHVLLYVERDSQKGIVIGRGGARLKEVGTTARQGIEALLGTRVHLDLRVKVAKDWQRDPRQLARLGF, translated from the coding sequence GTGAGTCCTGAGAGCGGTGCGAGCGGTGGTGGGGCGGTCGTCCCGGGGGAGGGCCAGCAGGAGGTCCCGGAGCACCGCTCGGGCTTCGCCTGCCTGGTGGGCAGGCCCAACGCCGGCAAGTCCACGCTGACCAACGCGCTGGTGGGGGAGAAGGTGGCGATCACCTCCTCCCGCCCGCAGACCACGCGCCACACGGTGCGCGGCATCGTGCACCGGCCCGAGTCCCAGCTGGTGCTGGTGGACACCCCCGGGCTGCACCGGCCCCGCACGCTGCTCGGGCAGCGCCTCAACGACCTCGTGCTCGGCACCCTGGCCGAGGTGGACGTCATCGCGCTGTGCCTGCCCGCGGACGAGCGCACCGGCCCGGGCGACCGGTGGATCGCGGCGCAGCTGGCCGACGTGCGCCGCACGCCCGTGGTCGCCGTCGTCACCAAGACCGACAAGGTCGACCGGGGGCGCCTGGCGGAGCGGCTGCTCGAGGTGACCGCGCTCGGCGACGAGGTCAGCCGGGCCGGGGCCTCGCTCTTCGCCGACGTCGTCCCGGTCTCCGCCTCCGGCGGCTTCCAGGTGGAGGACCTCACCCGGGTGCTCAGCACGCACCTGCCGGTGGGGCCGCCGCTGTACCCCGAGGGCGAGCTCACCGACGAGCCGGAGGCCGTGATGGTGGCCGAGCTGGTCCGCGAGGCGGCCCTGGAGGGCGTCCGCGACGAGCTGCCGCACAGCCTGGCCGTGGTCGTCGACGAGATGGCCCCCCGGCTGGGGGAGGACGGCCAGCCCACGGGCCTGCTCGAGGTGCACGTGCTGCTCTACGTGGAGCGGGACAGCCAGAAGGGCATCGTCATCGGCCGCGGCGGCGCACGGCTCAAGGAGGTCGGCACCACCGCCCGCCAGGGCATCGAGGCGCTGCTGGGCACCCGGGTGCACCTCGACCTGCGCGTCAAGGTGGCCAAGGACTGGCAGCGGGACCCGCGGCAGCTGGCGCGCCTGGGCTTCTGA